The DNA segment TTTTGTCAATCTACTCACTATAATATCCTTGTAAAAACGGGATTTCAAAAGGCCCTTGACTTTAGAATGTAAAGAAGGTAGCTGCTGGTGTAAGtatgtttattgatataaacgaAGCGTTGTTttactatacatgtacttatttacATGGTAAGATGACAAAATGAATTGACAAAGAGCAGACAATTCTTAAATTGCAGTGAAAGCGTTACAttcttgaaaacatttttttaatttcacataaaaCCTAAAACTATCTTGAAAATGCTTTTGAATGAGTACAAACAGTTGGATCCCACATCTTTGGTTGAAacaccttttaaaaatggctggatttGCCTCTGGTATGTACCCATAGGTAGTCTAGTGGATAGtttatatgcatgaaatatttgtcactggacattagGCAACCAATTATCGACCAATTTATGACTAAATGTATCAAATTGCTTTATTAATAATTTCCTTTCAAAAGATTCATGGTTGACTCTTCTTGTGTAGAAAGTAATTGCATGGAAGATAAAggattacaaattaaaattgaattgtaCTTTAATCAAGGTATAAAGCACCATAATTATTACTCcttatttaaatgaaagaaacttttttaattgtcaaaacaaaattaagataaaaagaTTGATTAGTTGGATGTTAAAAATctgtttgaaaactaattacaaactatttagttaaatttggaacacagaatttatttcaaaatagccaGTAGCAATTTGTATTTCAATATCTTGATTACGATACAATGAAATCTTACCATTGTGGTCATTCATGCGTAGTTACTAAGTACACGGAAAAcgtatgtactatgaaaattagaaggCAAATTCAAGCGATTTGATTGGACGAGAAGTTGTAAGTATGTGCTAATTATAGGTTaaacaatacttggtcatgttttatgaagatttaagcccaaGGCGAAGCCgagggcttaaatcttcataaaacatgaccaagtattgtctgaccaatttagaacatattcacactttcGAGTGACCTTACAAAACTAGCTTTTCCCATTGTTATATTCAATCCTAAATAAGAGTTcactttttataatgaactaaaaataaaacataggtaaATAAATGATCATTTCAATGGATGGAATGAAATAGCACTGACATAGTTTGTGAAGGATAAATAGTTTTTCTTCTGCTTCAGGTAAAATTAATACAAGgttaatatatatcttaaattatttttgttttaaaaagcaACACAATGCTATGAAAAtcccttttttgaatttttgtttatatataaatataaaactctctatatgaaatatttgaaatcagacCAGTATTGTGTTTCTACGAaatcaatcctttttttttttaattttaatcttttcTCTTTCATCTTAAATCATTCAGCTATTTTCCCACGAAAAATGCCTTAGGATATTGAACACATCGTTAGTGCAACTATTAAGAGTTCACTTTCGTAATTAACtgacaatgaaaagtcattcatgtatagcatttcatagtgcatggaaaaccatgtactatgaaaattagagggCAGAAAACTGACTTTTCATTGGACAAGAAGGGGTGAGTATGTTCTAATGTTTCCTTTATCGTAATTATAGTGCTTCCCTTTTGTCTCGATTATAACATCACTATGATATTGTTTACCAAATGTGTGGTTACCATGAGTTGTTTTAGCCTTCCTGAACACCTTAGATCAACTAAGGTTTCGAAAGGATTGTTATTGTTCAGTCAGTAGTTATATTGTTATTTGGTGTTGTGtgtaaatgttaattataatgcaacaacgtttgtaacttTCGTTTTGATTGGATAAATTTTCATGACATCACTTGGCGAATGATGCTATGGGACGCAAGCGCAGACGAAATATGACTGATTTCTAATACATGATTTAACATTGTATTCTGTAAGTTttattagaatggagataataatattgtatctttatttaaagctccgacggcatcaattggtgatttgatggtcgcTAACTTGTCGACAGTAACCTTAATTTGCGACTATGAAACACCAATTGATGCTgccggagcttaaaatacaagaCAGATATCTCCTAATTGCCATCAGCAGTATCAGGATATGactttatacgccagacgcgcgtttcatttACAAAACAAGAAACTCCCAAGAGCCTGAACCGCTCACATGTATTTCCGAGGaatagattttaaaatgttaacaacTTGGtgaacaaattgtttaaaatggTCTTAAAAGGCactaactccttaaggggtcaattgacaattttggtcatattaacttttgtagatcttactttgctgaaaattattgcttttacagtttatatctttctataatagtattcaggataataacaaaaactgcaaaaatgcCTTAAAATGGCAGATTAGTGGCAGGAACCCAACAATCAATAGGTTGTtcaattcgtctgaaaattgTAGGGTTAATAGATCGTGACCAATTGAACAATGTTTCCCTTGTCAAATTTGCTTTAATAGCTTAAGGTttgctccgacggcatcaattggttCAAAAGAGAAtgattaaggtagcacaatacaaagatttattCACTCCAAATCAGACAatttaaactgatgtaattcatttcatccttctttatattttataaatgaggtaccaaaagaaagaaaaaagatcAATCTTATCAAAAACAtcaatagaacaaattttataccCAATTAAATTCAGGGGCATATAATTTTTTACCTGggaaaaggttttttttttggtgatatATAATAATTCAACCAAACCAAATTTTAACTCCAGAATACTGCCCTAAAATTTATTTAAGCTGATATATAGATTGATCAACAACAATATGGTATGTCAATAGTAGTTATTATCATCGTCGTTTAAATATAATGGATAATTGGGAAAtcatgtaaacaattcaaacacaTGGTAACCTTGTATAAACAGTTTAATGAATGATATTCAATAACATATTGTACTGATATCATTATAAATGAGTCTAATTGAGTCCAGGAAAAAAACACCTAAGCAACTTCATGGtagcatatataaatataaacaacataatGTATAAATTCGATGAGATTAAAGAactaatatattataaaattgtagaTCTCCTTATAGTTGCAGACAAATCGTCTGATACCTGATATCGTCTGTCTTAAATTTATGATACCTGTTCAAAATAGATGGTTACAAACTTCATCGGCATGACAGAAACACGCAATCTAGGTGGTGGCATCATGTTATTGATAAATTCTGACTTTCCATCTAGTCGTAGAGCTAGAAAAGTTTAGAGAACACTAGTTTAGAGGTTCGTTAATAACATAATTGGATGATGATAAGTATTTATAAACCCCCATGCAACAATATCTGACAATAACTTTtcaggaaactttacaaaaaattataGACTAATGTATAATGAACACTAATAATATTTTTGGACTTGGCGAcctaaattttgaaatgttgaataacaaaaaatgtcaatctaTCACCTTCTAATAATACTTTCAACTTAGGACAAATAGTATAAAGAGCTTAAATGcttatgtttgtattgttatttgtgaatcgaatcaaaataaaactttggtATTCGTATTACCATtcgtacaaaattttaaatttaattttggaaaaaaaacaaagtactTTACAAAGAAATccttcttaaaaaaacaaaatgtaagttTGAATTCGGatggaaataaaataaacaaaaacataaatgcGCCATATGATATGTAGAGTAAATTACAGAGTAAAAACGTTAAACTTGTCCAGgtcatttcataaaattaatgGATAATTATTTAATAGCTAAACAAGATTCTACGTCATGAGATCGtcaatttctaaataatttgCAATCCACTTATCATCTCTTTCATAGGTTTTCGTAAGGGATAACGATACGGTggattaatataaaatatatgtgacacataaaacaattttaataataatgttTCATTTATTGTCATTATAGTCCTTCCCTTTTTGACTCGACTATAACATCACCATGATATTGTTTACCAAATGTGTGGTTACCACGAGTTGTTTTACCCTTCCTGAACACATAGAATCAACCAAGGTTTCGAAAGGAGTGTTATTGTTCAGTCAGGAGGTATATTGTTATTTGATGTTGTgtgtaaatttaaattatattgcaacaacgtttgtaactttcgttttgattggataacgtcgcTAATTTTCATGTCATAATTGGCTATGAGGCGCAAGCGCAGACGATATATGACAGATTTTTGATAcatgttttaacaatttttctgtctgtttcattagaatggagttaataatattgtattttaattttaagctccgacggcatcaattggtgatttgatggtcgcTAAATTGTCGACAGTAATCTTAATTTGCGACTATGaaatcaccaattgatgccgtcaGAGCATAAAATACAAGATATATATTTCCTTATTgccatcagcagtggcatcgaccaagtagtgtaaatatttatcaaatgtatcaggcttataattttatacgccagacgcgtgtttcatttacaaaacaagaggctctcaagagcctgaatctcTCACCTGTATTTCTGAgaagattttaaaatgttaacaacttgatgaacaaattgtgtaaCATGGTCTTAGAAGGCACTAACTcattaaggggtcaattgacaattttggtcatattagcttttgtagatcttactttgctgaaaattattgcttttacagtatatatctttctataataatattcaagataataacaaaaaaactgcaaaaatacCTTAAAACTGGCAGATTAGTGGCAGAAACCAAACAATGGGTTGTtcaattcgtctgaaatttgCAGGGCTAATAGATCTTGACCAATTAAACGATGTTTCCCTTGTCAAATTTGCTTTAACAGCTTTATGTTTTGAGATATAAGtccaaaactgcatttgacctctatgttttttattatcttatttttgtaatatgtttATTGGCAAAAAACTACATATATAGTAATAAtagtatgttctatttttagccatggcagtcATGTTTGTCGATGGATCAAAAgatcggatacaatttataaactaggtACACTAAGAAACATTTAGTTAAGTTTGAAGgtattttgcccagtagtttcagagaagatttttgaaatagtttacaacgacagacgacgacggacaccAAGCGATGACATAAGCTCACATGGGACACTTCGGGTCCCGTTGAACTAAAacctcgtcagtgacgctcagatcaaaatagttagagagcaaaaaaagtataaagttaaagagcaaaattccaaaaagttgtgccaaatacggccgAGGTTATCTTTTCCGGGGATAAGAAAGTTCAGAGTATTCTCAATAATTCATACTTTaacaaacagtaaatttataaaaatcatataattgatattcatgttataACCGAGGCGCGGAGAATGTCGCCTTAGTAGAGAATGTATCTTTCTTATCGGTTTCATCTCCCTGGAAGATCGTTCgaagaaattgttgaaaagaCATACTAGTAGCTCAATTTGACCTGGATTTGGTTATCCCTCCTGTGGCAATTAAAATCATTTGGAAAAAAGGTTGTGCAAGTGTCTGTTTGTTTACAATTGCCTGATCCATATCAGCATAAATGTTTAGTTCAGACTAGATTGCTTTCAAGACTTTGTTACGTTCATTAGAAACTGAGTACCCAAGCACactaattatgaaaaataaaagccaaattatatttttgaccaaaatttcacggtttattaaaaaaaaaaacgaaagtgtGAACTGTTCTTGTTGTCATATTGAATATGTAATAATcatgtcataatgaaattatcacaatttcAAAGATTATTCCTTCTTTTATTTTGTACCtcatttataaagtttaaagaaTGATGAGTGGAATTGCATCAGTtaaaagttgtcttattggggATGAAAAATCTATATATTGTGCTACTTTTAGTCAGTTCCACACTAACCATTGTGTTTGAGCTATTATATTTACTGTTCTGGAgcatttttcacaaaaatatcttctgacaaaaaataatgattaattttaaCTGAATATTAATTCTTACataacttttgatattttaacccTGCACACAACCAATCCCCATGTGAAAGTATAATTGTTTTGAGTATATATTGAACGACAAAAtagttttcaatgtttacattgtCTGACGCCAAACGCGCGAaacaatgaatgtgtttttcaATATGATAATTGTTGTGCTTTTGAGATTGTAGAACAGTGATGACTGttgtaaccatattttgactattctACCGATTATGTcagttttgttcacgcatcgttgtaaaaataacggaatttgatgcgactgtcattcaagtgagaggtttagcgctataaaaccaggttcattctaccattttctacatttaaaaatgcctgtaccaagtcaggaatattgcaGTTGTTGTCCACTCGTTTGatgttattttatcatttgattttgccatctCATTCGGAACTTTCCGTtctgaatttttctcggagttcagtatttttgagatttcacTTTTTAAGactaatgaatatttttctcgTAAGATGTTTTGTGAATAGAATCGCTTTCTTAAAGTAAACCAATAAAGACATGCTTCATAATAAGTCAGAGGCAAGCTTGTAATGTAACTACCCGGGCTCCTCCGGGAAGAGGCAGTACTAAGCCATTTTTTTAAgcaattcatttattttcaaacctcagttaatatcaaattttttaggaattttgggtcctgCTTCATCATCAACGTCgtatttatttggcctttttaactttttgtgattcgagcgtcactgatgaatcttttgtaaacaaaacgcgcgtctgggggATATGATGGGTTTAATTCAAATGTCtacttaaattataattttaaatcaagctacttatattttaacatttctatGTATAGtaaagttttagaaaaaaaagctGTAGAAACCTCACAATTTAGCTGATGACTTTTGTACAGAATTTAagacttttagaaaaatataatattcatttgacgCGCTTTAAAATTAGAGGGAAAAGAATGGCTCGTCGAACTTTTCTCCTATTTAGTTAGGAGTAtacttacattttataaatcttttcatACACTGCACgataatgtgtttattttccAATTTGACATCGAACTTAAGCGTATAATTCGTTTTCTTTCAAATCGCAGAATTGTTTTTTGTATGAAATCACAGACGCGGAGCGCAACGAGGATCTCAAATTAAACAAAGATGTAAacagtaatttattttaacTGTTCGCTACATAACATAGCAGTATAACAGGAGGCTCTGAATCTATAGTTTAAGTTTGTATTGTTCTAGACATGGATGAAATATAAGTCTGTATTCATAAGCTCAAAGAAACATAACCGGCTTGACCATCTTGATAATATAAATGGTATCAAAAGAAACTCAATGGATTAGCACTGATACACGTGCATTGTTGTTTATACTAATATcaggtttataattttgttcaaaataatccatgaaaaaatgaaataaggtttttgaaaaacatatgtAACTTTCGGTTCTGTAGCAACCACAACAACAGCAGGTTTTATTTCCTATCAGATGGGCATACAAAGAACATTTAACAATATACaccaaaaaaacccaacaacacaTAATCAAGTATGcatataaatacataaacaGTTAAACTACTACCCTCTTGACCaagatatttacaaaaacatgttttgaaattttgttttgttgaggTGACAAACGCTTGCATAAATTCTGGATACGCCCCAGGTACTTTTCTATTTGTATATAAGAAAGGTCAATTGCAGGATACTAGTAAATAAGTAGTACATCATCGTGAATAATGGTACAAATATTACCGGGTCCACTCATATTTGAGATAATTTGAATAAGTGATCAATACTTGTTTTAGAAGAATTGATGATTTATAGATAGATACAAAGGATTACAATGATTAATTTGTATGTTTTGCTATCAGAACTTTCCAGtacataaagttgtttatatcAGTAATTCTAAAcattttgaaacataaaatatgtCACAAATGTCATAACCTGCAGTAAAAATGTTAGGATAAAGCGTACACAATGTTTGTCCGCTGTTATTTTGTatgtacaaggatttgtatagtgagatCTCTATGTGCACATCTTTGGTATGAATTCGACTGTTAATTTACGCTGgtgaattgttgttttattaaagATGAATTAAAAAGTCGATCCGTATTTAAAGCAGGCAAAATCAGTAAATATTCATCTCCAGTATCTTACTATAATGTTATACGTAAAGACTAGGTATATTATATTCAAGTGTTCTTTTGCCAGCATTGATTAATATCATCCCATGCCCAAACAGAACGAAATATTGACGGTGACCATGGAAGAGAATTGAATATCGAATGATGAAATCAGCAGTTTGTAAAGGAGGTTAACGAGTATCTGTGTCACCAACAACCGTTATATATTCTGTTATATCATATTCATTTGAAGTGCtgtattttcatttacatttatctCGAACAGAATGATTCAAAGTTTAAATTGACACATAGAGAAAATATGCAATCAAACAAACCACAATAGCGATATAGAATACACACAGACAAACACAATCTAAAGCGTTTGCCACATCCTTCCCTGTTATGTTATAATCTATATCACCTATATCTTTCTTGTGATCTTCCATTGGTAAAACAACATTACGTTTCTTCTTCATACCCCAGTTTGCCAATCTTTTTAATGGATAGTTTATTTCCACTGcgttttcttcaaaataatatttagaaataactATGACACTTACCACCATTAGACCACTAAGTGAAATTATTGTTATCATGACGGCTAAAAGTACGCACATCGGATTGGAAGATGTTGGAATAGCGGCGGACACCAAAGTTAAGAATATGGCATAGGAAAGTAATATTGTCATGGCTAGAGATACACGTTCACCTGATTCTACTGGAATAACGAAGACCAAGGGATTCAAGAGAGCAAACAACAGAGTTGGTAAAATCATCATCACGGCATAATACAAAAACTGACGCTTTATCCTTATTTTCACGTTGAACGTGCTGAAATTGTTCTTGGTCTCAACAAATGTTGAACATTCCAAAAGGGTCCAGTCCGAATTTGGTGTATACCAGTCTAACCTTGCTTGGTCAAACGAAGAAGAATATTTTATCTTGGATGTTGATAATCCCCAgttaaaaaacaccaaattacATTCCTGCGTGTCGAAAGGAAATTTGGCAACATTAGTAGGACACTTTGCATTCATTATTCCTCCTGGGCTTGTGTAAACCTGTCCGGTATACAATAGAGTTGAGTAAAACATAACTCCGTTTCCAATGGGTTCCATTTCATCTATTGCATTTGCAAGAAACATAAGAGGTGTCCAGATATCAGATGGGTCTATGGTTATAACATACAAGTTATCGAAAGACAAAACATCCCACTGGAGCGCTGGATCAGTCCAATTAAGAAACATAGTTCCCATGATGGAAATAGTTTCGTCAACTTCGCTCATGGATATGaaagaatttaagaaaaaatcgACCCCAACATAAAGCTGTTGAGAGTGGTCAGCTAATGGCATTATCCTTTTGGTGTAGTTTGTTAACACATGTGAATAAAGATTTTGTACGGTAGTGTGACTTTGACATTTGAATCCAGGAATTATGATAAATAACACAACTAAGAATGGCATGGTAGTGCACTTCATTATTCTGTAAGTGATGTGTACAATCTCAAGTAAACGAAATCGTAGAATACTGCCCTATAGTTTATCTCAGGTGATAAAATGTagtttcaaaatatcaatatggTATGTCAATTGGTAATTATTGTTCTCTTTTATTCATAATTGATGACTGGAAAATTCTGTTGACAAACTTAATGcatgcttttaaaattttaattattttgaatgaaGCACTTAACATATGGAATAGATTTTATAATGAAGTTCactattaaacaaaaaagtaagTGATTACTAATGAAATCCTTAGTTGACTGAAACATTAACTTactcattttattataaaacgtGACACGTATCACTTTACCATACCGAGTTCAAAATATCTAATGTATTACATGAAATTAGTTATTGTTTAAGCAATACCGAAAGGTCATATTGAGTAAcgaatgataaaatattaaccGATCAAGCAAGGATTTATTTATTGTCCTCTACGTTGCTTGTGAATACTTTAACTCAAATAAATACTTGAATTAGACAGGTCGCATTTCTCAATTCACCACTTTACTAACGCTATAGATATTGTATAAAGACATTAGCACACTTTGTGACGTTTTATCCTACCGTTTATTAAAACGTGAGACATGACCCAATagattcaaaagtatcatttaccaacaccttaagaagcacaaccatccttttaaatatttagcagttcaatctttagaagtagtaaataagcagcctggtgaatcgcattcaaagtttgtacgatcacggaaaataattgaattaaattggattaaaaaattacagacagtttaccctctcggtctaaacgaaaatatcatgggaattggtaatatatctagaaccaattccgttaacattctgaatatagtttctaaaactgttcgtaaaaaacgttctcacggtcgtagaacaaatcgcaaccaaagaaaatttcgggccaatcaaaccaatatttcggacctaatttctatttcaaaaaacaacgacagacattatctgttaccaaaactctgttcgttaccggttaataagttaaataatattttggaggattgcaacacaatttcatatagcagttctaagtatgaaattgttcaaattattatggcatattgttattctaaattatttcccaaaattgatcgccctgaagatcataaaaaaacattttattaaaattaagtatgtcaataaaggctttgattttgtaaatattgccggtatatttaacgaccattctgttaaagaacaaattcctggatattttgacaatactgagctacctcttatttgctatatttacaagaaatctacccggaaatttgtgtttaattatagtcaattgtgtaaagatgttaatatcagtgaaaatacacctacttcatgtaattgcagtaatttcgaatatattttttgactaattttccatttataacaggagatcttaacatcgttcaagaccgagagttaaaatcattcctcagtaaaggacctaaatatcgtcccccgtcaattattaattggaatgagagtcataatatcatccacgactcactccatacttactgtatgaattggataaaacgggaaaaagctgacaaaacatctttgaacactttttttaaatcagtaatgaagatagttgataaaCGTACtagtattcaacattttaaagaacattttactattaacaataaccacaataaacctatttctcgtatcaaacataaactaaaagaactagcaaAGGAATtggtttttgtcccggccgataaagctgctaataatattattattgtttgacgtaaattttacattgaggttctgaaaaaggaaattaccaattcaccaacattccatctgactccattttcagaaaacgaaatctgtaacaaacataaacttttagccaccgctttacaagcagagcaaaatacaatgaaagtcccaactatgtattggcttccgaagctactcAAAACCACTTACAAatgtagatttatttcgtcttcaaggcattgttcaactactataTTGTCTATTCTttttaccagcacacttggtacaattaaaaacctgataataaatagTTCAAAtcaggccttcgaaaatagtggaacaaattacttttggagtgtcaagaactcgttggaagtacttgataaattgcatgcttatattggtgattttgaatctgttcaaagttttgatttttctaccctgtataccacattgcctcacattctcattaagaaaaaattcacactcctaattaaatgggcattcaaaaaatcagaatgtgaatatatatgttcaaactcttttaggtcattttttagtagcaataaacaaaaaaaactacgttaattggacatgctttgatactatatatgcccttgaatttttactagataacatttttgttcgctttggatattccgtatatcgtcagattatcggaattccaatggggactaactgtgcaccacttattgcggacctgtttttgtattgttatgcgttacaatttatgacaaaataagcaaagacccatcgaaactacatatgataaacaaatttaataatacttttagatatttggatgatattttggctctcaataatgacgactttagtatgtatattaatgaaatttatcctgttgaacttactttaaataaagctaatactaacaatgaccactgccctttcctcgatcttgatatctatatcactaaaggaaagctgaatactaaaatttatgataaaaggtatgatttttcatttcctatcgttaattatccgtttttagatggtgacgttcccttgtcaccatcttacggtgtttatatatctcaacttgtacgattcgctcgtgtatgtaacaatgttttagaatttaacgagagaaatttatgtataactgaaaaattattacaccagggttttcgatatcacaaactagtcaaaacatttactaaattttatcatcggtataaagacatcattcgtaaatatagctcaacatgcagacttcttatacgtttatGTATTTCACCACCAattgtttatggaaatattctttataaggcacaaaggtgtcagtattcacctcagaaacttataaaacctttgaatagacttattaagaagggatataattacgatactgttgtcaagtcattaaagattgcatatgttggcgttaatattgagtcactgataaggtctttgcatcagaactaaacacatttattattaaaacagTTGTtcgcatgacacgggttatgttcttctcatatatgttatgatggtatgatactaaaccactaacgggaaggattgtgcctgatgtacatatgatgaaatcatattctttcagtcagtttaattgaagtctggagctggcatgtcatttAACTGCTGGTAGTCTGTTgctatttatgtattattgtcattttgtttattttctttggttacatcttctgacatcagactcggacttctcttgaactgaattttaatgtgcgtattgttatgcgtttacttttctacattggttagaggtatagggggagggttgagatctcacaaacatgttt comes from the Mytilus trossulus isolate FHL-02 chromosome 3, PNRI_Mtr1.1.1.hap1, whole genome shotgun sequence genome and includes:
- the LOC134712284 gene encoding acetylcholine receptor subunit beta-type acr-3-like, which codes for MKCTTMPFLVVLFIIIPGFKCQSHTTVQNLYSHVLTNYTKRIMPLADHSQQLYVGVDFFLNSFISMSEVDETISIMGTMFLNWTDPALQWDVLSFDNLYVITIDPSDIWTPLMFLANAIDEMEPIGNGVMFYSTLLYTGQVYTSPGGIMNAKCPTNVAKFPFDTQECNLVFFNWGLSTSKIKYSSSFDQARLDWYTPNSDWTLLECSTFVETKNNFSTFNVKIRIKRQFLYYAVMMILPTLLFALLNPLVFVIPVESGERVSLAMTILLSYAIFLTLVSAAIPTSSNPMCVLLAVMITIISLSGLMVVSVIVISKYYFEENAVEINYPLKRLANWGMKKKRNVVLPMEDHKKDIGDIDYNITGKDVANALDCVCLCVFYIAIVVCLIAYFLYVSI